Proteins from a single region of Styela clava chromosome 1, kaStyClav1.hap1.2, whole genome shotgun sequence:
- the LOC120335142 gene encoding uncharacterized protein LOC120335142, whose amino-acid sequence MNPTVLVIIVSIIITSASAQDPWKKECVDGFELLFFKQRKTYNEAKSSCEGFGGYLTKVDDQRITTVINSAFDIQHQDNTFYIGANDIARERDWKWQDGTDVTMRGEAGYQNWKGNQPNGGTGENCLTVGRQTYLWVDSSCDENFFYICQKVFPGPFVRIQTISGNQKRCSATECSTATQVDWYKASNKVSTATTSRVYQTIQTGSATLNLQNSNIADAGSYSCRYRIGQTEKTTTESYEVAGNPTIHQISNNVCNSNLIISWQPHTNAVGFPHKIEVSPTSGESTRWVDSPTSEKQSTTITSLSPNTTFQIKITACVTKDNCPTKYSTIRSARTGGSKLSVESSSIIQYKNTQTCVISWILYNKTETGDSYTVELNLTSTLASSRDLNLKTDMKLINVTSSSVYSFQPEPNRNYSVSIKIFKCAGLGQELLVAGTCLGKPTAPTKIFPPESFEDNLINVCGIKELAIQAPDETNGLVSCIFVLVHTNLKELDDDFSMTDMININNTVSGDEYIAKAIPMTSMNWERMNITLGEESMTTCDVINTGKAGIQNEQSRGKEILFTGRNKKLDKKTFSVSIVYSTPSGDQIHFSQSPSITLKQGEQETTAKNDTEKEAFGFNIISFVIGFLIPFVFLVVSVWIIYKLKKEIMNLKEKAEVKEHNYETIEEKATPPNNPASQPSYSNVLQETAGYDQPLPATTKQTQVESAYEQPSSSNALQETAGYEQALPATTKQTQVELAYKQPSSSNVLQETAGYEQALPATTKQTQLETAYESYNA is encoded by the exons ATGAATCCTACTGTTTTGGTGATAATTGTCTCGATTATCATCACAAGTGCTTCAGCCCAAG ATCCCTGGAAGAAAGAATGTGTTGATGGGTTTGAACTGCTTTTTTTCAAACAACGTAAAACTTACAACGAGGCAAAATCTTCTTGTGAAGGATTTGGAGGTTACTTGACTAAAGTTGATGATCAAAGAATAACGACAGTCATTAATTCAGCATTCGA CATACAACATCAAGATAACACCTTTTACATCGGAGCAAATGACATAGCTAGAGAAAGAGATTGGAAATGGCAGGATGGTACTGATGTGACAATGAGAGGAGAAGCAGGATATCAAAACTG GAAAGGTAATCAGCCAAATGGTGGGACTGGTGAAAACTGTCTGACAGTTGGCAGACAAACGTACCTGTGGGTTGATTCATCTTGCGATGAAAACTTCTTCTACATTTGCCAGAAAG TGTTTCCGGGCCCGTTCGTTAGAATACAAACAATCAGTGGAAACCAGAAAAGATGTTCTGCGACAGAATGCAGCACTGCAACACAAGTTGATTGGTACAAAGCATCTAACAAAGTATCAACCGCAACTACAAGTAGAGTTTACCAAACGATACAAACTGGATCAGCAACATTGAATCTTCAAAATTCGAATATTGCAGATGCGGGATCTTATAGTTGTCGTTATCGAATTGGCCAAACCGAGAAAACTACAACTGAATCATATGAGG TGGCTGGAAATCCCACAATCCATCAAATATCCAATAACGTCTGCAACTCTAACTTGATCATCTCATGGCAACCACATACAAATGCTGTTGGATTCCCACACAA AATAGAAGTAAGTCCGACCTCAGGTGAATCAACAAGATGGGTGGATTCACCAACATCTGAGAAACAGTCAACCACTATAACCAGTTTGTCACCTAACACAACCTTTCAAATCAAA atAACTGCATGTGTAACAAAGGATAACTGTCCAACCAAATATTCTACCATCCGAAGCGCAAGAACAGGCGGATCAAAGTTATCTGTTGAATCGTCATCTATTATACAATACAAGAATACGCAAACTTGCGTCATCTCATGGATCTTATATAACAAAACAGAGACTGGTGATTCTTATACCGTG GAACTGAATTTAACTTCAACCCTGGCTTCGTCGCGAGATTTGAACTTGAAGACAGACATGAAACTAATAAACGTGACATCATCATCCGTGTATTCATTTCAACCAGAACCAAATCGTAACTATTCTGTTTCGATCAAAATATTTAAGTGTGCTGGTCTTGGTCAAGAATTATTGGTTGCTGGCACTTGTCTAGGAAAACCTACAG CTCCTACAAAGATTTTTCCGCCTGAAAGTTTTGAAGATAACCTAATCAACGTGTGTGGCATCAAAGAACTGGCAATACAGGCACCGGATGAGACTAATGGCCTTGTCAG TTGCATATTTGTACTTGTACACACAAATTTGAAGGAACTTGACGACGACTTTTCTATGACTGACATGATAAATATTAACAACACAGTGAGCGGAGATGAATATATTGCTAAAGCAATACCTATGACAAG catgaATTGGGAGAGAATGAATATTACACTCGGTGAAGAATCAATGACTACATGTGACGTAATAAATACCGGAAAAGCAGGGATACAAAATGAACAAAGTCGTggaaaagaaattttattcacaggaagaaacaaaaaattagataaaaagACGTTCAG TGTCTCGATAGTTTATTCTACGCCCTCTGGTGACCAAATACATTTCAGTCAAAGCCCCTCTATAACGTTGAAACAAGGTGAACAGGAAACTACTGCTAAGAACGATACCG aaaaaGAAGCGTTCGGGTTCAACATCATCAGTTTTGTGATTGGTTTTCTCATTCCTTTCGTCTTCTTGGTCGTCTCTGTCTGGATCATATACAAATTGAAGAAAGAAATAATGAATTTGAAGGAAAAGGCAGAAGTAAAAGAACATAATTACGAAACTATAGAAGAAAAAG CAACTCCTCCCAACAATCCAGCTTCACAACCATCATATTCAAATGTCTTGCAAGAAACTGCCGGATACGACCAACCACTTCCTGCTACAACTAAGCAAACACAAGTGGAATCAGCTTACGAACAACCATCATCATCAAATGCCCTGCAAGAAACTGCCGGTTACGAACAAGCTCTGCCTGCGACAACTAAGCAAACGCAAGTAGAATTAGCTTACAAACAACCATCATCATCAAATGTCTTGCAAGAAACTGCCGGTTACGAACAAGCTCTGCCTGCGACAACTAAGCAAACACAATTGGAAACAGCTTACGAATCTTACAACGCCTGA